In Phycodurus eques isolate BA_2022a chromosome 23, UOR_Pequ_1.1, whole genome shotgun sequence, a genomic segment contains:
- the gc2 gene encoding retinal guanylyl cyclase 2 isoform X3, producing the protein MFRKDIDRTSRCGGFVADGNKTFCACWSCDLPALNFTMRGRSPVSQSQKRGRDGASSSDCHLLARFLLVLLTSLCVLPRPGRGALFRVGVVGPWECDPIFAKALPDVAAQLAVNHINKDPSLSYAATFDYVVLHEPCETSRALERFLAFHTKASAYVGPANPGYCDAASMLSKGWNKALFAWGCVGYDLDRVRRHPTFARSMPRPTWVLLRMMRYFRWAHVGIIAASDDIWVETATKVADSLRAHALPVRLVSIMKNTPHGIKRTLAKVRKMREIRGVIFLVFDCLDFPNLKLVWCPQVLILCMHSALIGGELQKLLLETAHDMQMIDGSLVFVPYDALLYSLPYRNVSHPALRSNRKLRRAYDAVLTVTVDSPRASFMEAYGEAVEKGELAATLKPQQVSPLFGTIYSSVVFVAHAVQRVRLSKEWLSGGNVAQQVRDHNFEGFSHPMKSDASGSVLLDYIILDTDGHSSELMPTHRLDTESDSVRFLGRDVHFPRGSGPGRDAQCWFTPGVICSAGVDLFSTVSVVLGGIGTCVLTAVLIYFVRRRVNQIQLVRGPNKILLTLADVTFINPSLSDKKLSLDDSRATGTKSVSESSVMSPASTRSPATYDNSNVVIYQGDWAWLKRLPSGSFSSINPKTSDLFELMKDMRHENVNPFLGFFLDCGVFAIVTEFCSRGSLEDLLLNDDVKLDWMFKSSLLLDLIKGMKYLHHCGVPHSHLKSRNCVVDGRFVLKITDYGYNEVLDAQRFHYMEPPADELLWTAPELLRGPQPGLRGTLPGDVYSFAIITQEVVIRGPPFCTLDLSAAEVIEKLRKPPPLCRPLVSLDCAPLECIQLMKQCWNEQMEKRPTFEEIFDKFKDINKGKKTNIIDSMLRMLEQYSSNLEELIRERTEELEIEKQKTEKLLTQMLPPSVAEALKVGGTVVPEYFDSVSLYFSDIVGFTTISAASEPIEVVDLLNSLYTLFDAIIGNHDVYKVETIGDAYMVASGVPVPNGKRHVAEIANMSLDILSAVGTFKMRHMPDVPVRIRIGLHTGPCVTGVVGLTMPRYCLFGDTVTTASRMESSGLPYRIHVHQNTVKVLRELNLGYKLELRGRMEVKGKGTEETYWLVGRDGFTKPLPVPPELKSGQMAHGLQMAEIAQHKNRQAQKRRQEQLAKKEN; encoded by the exons ATGTTTCGGAAAGACATCGACCGAACATCTCGCTGCGGGGGATTCGTTGCGGACGGAAACAAGACTTTCTGTGCGTG CTGGTCGTGTGATCTGCCGGCGCTAAACTTCACCATGCGAGGACGGAGCCCGGTCTCTCAAAGCCAGAAGCGGGGACGTGACGGCGCCTCCTCCTCTGACTGCCATCTCCTCGCAAGGTTCCTCCTGGTGCTCCTGACCTCGCTGTGTGTGCTCCCGCGCCCGGGCCGGGGGGCCCTGTTTCGGGTCGGGGTGGTGGGCCCCTGGGAGTGTGACCCCATCTTCGCCAAGGCCCTGCCCGACGTGGCGGCCCAGCTGGCTGTCAACCACATCAACAAGGACCCCTCGCTGTCCTACGCTGCCACTTTTGACTACGTCGTGCTGCAC GAGCCGTGTGAGACCTCGAGAGCTCTGGAGAGGTTTTTGGCTTTCCACACCAAAGCCTCAGCTTACGTCGGACCAGCCAACCCGGGATACTGCGATGCTGCCTCAATGCTGAGCAAGGGCTGGAACAAA GCTTTGTTTGCATGGGGCTGCGTGGGCTACGATTTGGACCGCGTCCGGAGACACCCGACCTTCGCCCGCTCCATGCCCAGGCCCACCTGGGTGCTGTTACGGATGATGAGATACTTCAGGTGGGCTCACGTCGGCATCATCGCCGCCTCGGACGACATCTGGGTGGAGACGGCGACCAAG GTGGCCGACTCCCTCCGGGCCCACGCTCTGCCTGTGAGACTGGTGAGCATTATGAAGAACACGCCTCACGGCATCAAGAGGACTCTGGCTAAAGTTCGCAAGATGAGAGAAATACGAGGTGTGATCTTTCTGGTTTTCGACTGTTTGGACTTCCCGAATCTAAAGCTTGTTTGGTGTCCTCAAGTGCTGATCCTCTGCATGCACTCGGCGCTGATTGGCGGCGAGCTTCAGAAGCTGCTGTTGGAGACGGCGCACGACATGCAGATGATTGACGGCTCCCTGGTGTTCGTGCCGTATGACGCGCTTCTCTACAGCCTGCCGTACCGTAACGTGAGCCATCCGGCCCTGAGGAGCAACCGCAAACTGCGGCGGGCCTACGACGCCGTGCTCACCGTCACCGTCGACTCGCCCCGGGCGTCGTTCATGGAGGCCTACGGGGAGGCCGTGGAGAAGGGAGAGCTGGCCGCGACGCTCAAACCCCAGCAG GTGTCTCCCCTCTTCGGCACCATCTACAGCTCCGTGGTATTCGTTGCTCACGCCGTGCAGCGGGTTCGACTTTCCAAGGAGTGGCTGTCCGGTGGGAATGTAGCGCAACAAGTGCGCGACCACAACTTTGAG GGCTTCAGCCATCCCATGAAATCGGATGCTTCCGGAAGCGTTTTATTGGATTATATCATACTCGACACAGACGGACATTCCTCTGAGCTGATGCCGACACACAG GCTCGACACGGAGTCCGACTCGGTGCGCTTCCTGGGTCGAGACGTTCACTTTCCTCGCGGCTCCGGACCTGGACGGGACGCCCAGTGCTGGTTCACTCCAGGTGTCATCTGCTCAGCGG GTGTGGATCTTTTTTCTACCGTTAGCGTTGTGCTCGGCGGCATTGGCACCTGTGTGCTGACCGCGGTGCTGATTTACTTTGTGCG GCGACGTGTCAACCAGATCCAGCTGGTCAGGGGCCCGAACAAGATCCTGCTGACACTAGCGGATGTCACCTTTATCAACCCATCGCTTAGCGACAAG AAGCTGAGCCTGGACGACAGCCGGGCCACCGGGACGAAGAGCGTGTCGGAAAGCAGCGTCATGTCGCCCGCCTCCACCCGATCACCCGCCACGTACGACAACTCCAACGTCGTCATTTACCAG GGGGACTGGGCGTGGCTCAAGAGACTTCCCTCTGGCTCGTTTAGCAGCATCAACCCCAAAACGAGTGACTTGTTTGAGCTG ATGAAGGACATGCGACACGAGAACGTCAACCCTTTCCTGGGCTTCTTCCTCGACTGCGGCGTGTTTGCCATCGTGACCGAGTTTTGCTCCAGGGGGAGCCTGGAAGATCTGCTCCTGAACGACGACGTCAAGCTGGACTGGATGTTCAAGTCCTCCCTGCTGCTGGATTTGATCAAG GGTATGAAGTACCTCCACCACTGCGGCGTGCCTCACTCCCATCTGAAGTCTCGGAACTGTGTGGTGGACGGGCGCTTCGTGTTGAAGATCACGGACTACGGTTACAATGAGGTTCTGGATGCTCAGAGGTTCCACTACATGGAACCACCCGCCgatg AGTTACTGTGGACGGCTCCGGAGCTCCTGAGAGGCCCTCAGCCAGGCCTCCGCGGGACGCTGCCCGGTGACGTGTACAGCTTCGCCATCATCACGCAGGAGGTGGTGATCCGAGGGCCTCCCTTTTGCACGCTGGATCTGTCGGCCGCAG AAGTGATCGAGAAGCTGCGCAAACCGCCTCCTCTGTGTCGCCCGCTGGTTAGTTTGGACTGCGCGCCGTTAGAGTGCATCCAACTGATGAAGCAGTGCTGGAACGAACAGATGGAAAAGAGACCCACGTTCGAGGAGATATTTGACAAG TTCAAGGACATCAACAAGGGCAAGAAGACCAACATCATCGACTCCATGCTGCGGATGCTGGAGCAGTACTCGTCCAACCTGGAGGAGCTGATCCGAGAGCGAACCGAGGAGCTGGAGATCGAGAAGCAGAAGACGGAGAAGCTCCTGACGCAGATGTTGCCTCC ctcCGTGGCAGAAGCCTTGAAGGTGGGCGGTACTGTGGTGCCCGAGTATTTCGACAGCGTGTCTCTCTATTTCAGCGACATCGTGGGCTTCACCACCATCTCGGCCGCCAGCGAGCCAATCGAGGTGGTCGACCTGCTCAACAGCCTCTACACCCTCTTCGACGCCATCATCGGCAACCACGACGTTTACAAG GTGGAGACTATCGGCGACGCCTACATGGTGGCGTCGGGCGTCCCCGTCCCCAACGGCAAGCGGCACGTGGCGGAGATTGCCAACATGTCCCTCGACATCCTGAGCGCGGTGGGAACCTTCAAGATGAGGCACATGCCGGATGTTCCCGTCAGGATCCGCATTGGGCTGCACACAG GTCCGTGCGTCACAGGAGTTGTGGGCCTCACAATGCCGCGCTATTGTTTATTCGGCGACACGGTGACCACCGCCTCTCGCATGGAGTCCAGCGGACTAC CCTACAGGATCCACGTGCACCAGAACACAGTCAAAGTCCTGCGTGAGCTCAACCTGGGCTACAAGCTGGAGTTGAGGGGAAGGATGGAAGTGAAG GGGAAAGGAACAGAAGAGACCTACTGGCTTGTCGGGAGGGACGGATTCACCAAACCTCTTCCTGTACCCCCGGAGCTCAAATCGGG GCAAATGGCCCACGGGCTGCAGATGGCCGAGATAGCCCAGCACAAGAACCGGCAAGCCCAGAAGCGGCGACAGGAACAACTTGCAAAGAAGGAAAACTGA
- the gc2 gene encoding retinal guanylyl cyclase 2 isoform X4 → MFRKDIDRTSRCGGFVADGNKTFCACWSCDLPALNFTMRGRSPVSQSQKRGRDGASSSDCHLLARFLLVLLTSLCVLPRPGRGALFRVGVVGPWECDPIFAKALPDVAAQLAVNHINKDPSLSYAATFDYVVLHEPCETSRALERFLAFHTKASAYVGPANPGYCDAASMLSKGWNKALFAWGCVGYDLDRVRRHPTFARSMPRPTWVLLRMMRYFRWAHVGIIAASDDIWVETATKVADSLRAHALPVRLVSIMKNTPHGIKRTLAKVRKMREIRVLILCMHSALIGGELQKLLLETAHDMQMIDGSLVFVPYDALLYSLPYRNVSHPALRSNRKLRRAYDAVLTVTVDSPRASFMEAYGEAVEKGELAATLKPQQVSPLFGTIYSSVVFVAHAVQRVRLSKEWLSGGNVAQQVRDHNFEGFSHPMKSDASGSVLLDYIILDTDGHSSELMPTHRLDTESDSVRFLGRDVHFPRGSGPGRDAQCWFTPGVICSAGVDLFSTVSVVLGGIGTCVLTAVLIYFVRRRVNQIQLVRGPNKILLTLADVTFINPSLSDKKLSLDDSRATGTKSVSESSVMSPASTRSPATYDNSNVVIYQGDWAWLKRLPSGSFSSINPKTSDLFELMKDMRHENVNPFLGFFLDCGVFAIVTEFCSRGSLEDLLLNDDVKLDWMFKSSLLLDLIKGMKYLHHCGVPHSHLKSRNCVVDGRFVLKITDYGYNEVLDAQRFHYMEPPADELLWTAPELLRGPQPGLRGTLPGDVYSFAIITQEVVIRGPPFCTLDLSAAEVIEKLRKPPPLCRPLVSLDCAPLECIQLMKQCWNEQMEKRPTFEEIFDKFKDINKGKKTNIIDSMLRMLEQYSSNLEELIRERTEELEIEKQKTEKLLTQMLPPSVAEALKVGGTVVPEYFDSVSLYFSDIVGFTTISAASEPIEVVDLLNSLYTLFDAIIGNHDVYKVETIGDAYMVASGVPVPNGKRHVAEIANMSLDILSAVGTFKMRHMPDVPVRIRIGLHTGPCVTGVVGLTMPRYCLFGDTVTTASRMESSGLPYRIHVHQNTVKVLRELNLGYKLELRGRMEVKGKGTEETYWLVGRDGFTKPLPVPPELKSGVATREPKDLRQVFYKAVRKISHIRVVTQLYEDDSVMMSHR, encoded by the exons ATGTTTCGGAAAGACATCGACCGAACATCTCGCTGCGGGGGATTCGTTGCGGACGGAAACAAGACTTTCTGTGCGTG CTGGTCGTGTGATCTGCCGGCGCTAAACTTCACCATGCGAGGACGGAGCCCGGTCTCTCAAAGCCAGAAGCGGGGACGTGACGGCGCCTCCTCCTCTGACTGCCATCTCCTCGCAAGGTTCCTCCTGGTGCTCCTGACCTCGCTGTGTGTGCTCCCGCGCCCGGGCCGGGGGGCCCTGTTTCGGGTCGGGGTGGTGGGCCCCTGGGAGTGTGACCCCATCTTCGCCAAGGCCCTGCCCGACGTGGCGGCCCAGCTGGCTGTCAACCACATCAACAAGGACCCCTCGCTGTCCTACGCTGCCACTTTTGACTACGTCGTGCTGCAC GAGCCGTGTGAGACCTCGAGAGCTCTGGAGAGGTTTTTGGCTTTCCACACCAAAGCCTCAGCTTACGTCGGACCAGCCAACCCGGGATACTGCGATGCTGCCTCAATGCTGAGCAAGGGCTGGAACAAA GCTTTGTTTGCATGGGGCTGCGTGGGCTACGATTTGGACCGCGTCCGGAGACACCCGACCTTCGCCCGCTCCATGCCCAGGCCCACCTGGGTGCTGTTACGGATGATGAGATACTTCAGGTGGGCTCACGTCGGCATCATCGCCGCCTCGGACGACATCTGGGTGGAGACGGCGACCAAG GTGGCCGACTCCCTCCGGGCCCACGCTCTGCCTGTGAGACTGGTGAGCATTATGAAGAACACGCCTCACGGCATCAAGAGGACTCTGGCTAAAGTTCGCAAGATGAGAGAAATACGAG TGCTGATCCTCTGCATGCACTCGGCGCTGATTGGCGGCGAGCTTCAGAAGCTGCTGTTGGAGACGGCGCACGACATGCAGATGATTGACGGCTCCCTGGTGTTCGTGCCGTATGACGCGCTTCTCTACAGCCTGCCGTACCGTAACGTGAGCCATCCGGCCCTGAGGAGCAACCGCAAACTGCGGCGGGCCTACGACGCCGTGCTCACCGTCACCGTCGACTCGCCCCGGGCGTCGTTCATGGAGGCCTACGGGGAGGCCGTGGAGAAGGGAGAGCTGGCCGCGACGCTCAAACCCCAGCAG GTGTCTCCCCTCTTCGGCACCATCTACAGCTCCGTGGTATTCGTTGCTCACGCCGTGCAGCGGGTTCGACTTTCCAAGGAGTGGCTGTCCGGTGGGAATGTAGCGCAACAAGTGCGCGACCACAACTTTGAG GGCTTCAGCCATCCCATGAAATCGGATGCTTCCGGAAGCGTTTTATTGGATTATATCATACTCGACACAGACGGACATTCCTCTGAGCTGATGCCGACACACAG GCTCGACACGGAGTCCGACTCGGTGCGCTTCCTGGGTCGAGACGTTCACTTTCCTCGCGGCTCCGGACCTGGACGGGACGCCCAGTGCTGGTTCACTCCAGGTGTCATCTGCTCAGCGG GTGTGGATCTTTTTTCTACCGTTAGCGTTGTGCTCGGCGGCATTGGCACCTGTGTGCTGACCGCGGTGCTGATTTACTTTGTGCG GCGACGTGTCAACCAGATCCAGCTGGTCAGGGGCCCGAACAAGATCCTGCTGACACTAGCGGATGTCACCTTTATCAACCCATCGCTTAGCGACAAG AAGCTGAGCCTGGACGACAGCCGGGCCACCGGGACGAAGAGCGTGTCGGAAAGCAGCGTCATGTCGCCCGCCTCCACCCGATCACCCGCCACGTACGACAACTCCAACGTCGTCATTTACCAG GGGGACTGGGCGTGGCTCAAGAGACTTCCCTCTGGCTCGTTTAGCAGCATCAACCCCAAAACGAGTGACTTGTTTGAGCTG ATGAAGGACATGCGACACGAGAACGTCAACCCTTTCCTGGGCTTCTTCCTCGACTGCGGCGTGTTTGCCATCGTGACCGAGTTTTGCTCCAGGGGGAGCCTGGAAGATCTGCTCCTGAACGACGACGTCAAGCTGGACTGGATGTTCAAGTCCTCCCTGCTGCTGGATTTGATCAAG GGTATGAAGTACCTCCACCACTGCGGCGTGCCTCACTCCCATCTGAAGTCTCGGAACTGTGTGGTGGACGGGCGCTTCGTGTTGAAGATCACGGACTACGGTTACAATGAGGTTCTGGATGCTCAGAGGTTCCACTACATGGAACCACCCGCCgatg AGTTACTGTGGACGGCTCCGGAGCTCCTGAGAGGCCCTCAGCCAGGCCTCCGCGGGACGCTGCCCGGTGACGTGTACAGCTTCGCCATCATCACGCAGGAGGTGGTGATCCGAGGGCCTCCCTTTTGCACGCTGGATCTGTCGGCCGCAG AAGTGATCGAGAAGCTGCGCAAACCGCCTCCTCTGTGTCGCCCGCTGGTTAGTTTGGACTGCGCGCCGTTAGAGTGCATCCAACTGATGAAGCAGTGCTGGAACGAACAGATGGAAAAGAGACCCACGTTCGAGGAGATATTTGACAAG TTCAAGGACATCAACAAGGGCAAGAAGACCAACATCATCGACTCCATGCTGCGGATGCTGGAGCAGTACTCGTCCAACCTGGAGGAGCTGATCCGAGAGCGAACCGAGGAGCTGGAGATCGAGAAGCAGAAGACGGAGAAGCTCCTGACGCAGATGTTGCCTCC ctcCGTGGCAGAAGCCTTGAAGGTGGGCGGTACTGTGGTGCCCGAGTATTTCGACAGCGTGTCTCTCTATTTCAGCGACATCGTGGGCTTCACCACCATCTCGGCCGCCAGCGAGCCAATCGAGGTGGTCGACCTGCTCAACAGCCTCTACACCCTCTTCGACGCCATCATCGGCAACCACGACGTTTACAAG GTGGAGACTATCGGCGACGCCTACATGGTGGCGTCGGGCGTCCCCGTCCCCAACGGCAAGCGGCACGTGGCGGAGATTGCCAACATGTCCCTCGACATCCTGAGCGCGGTGGGAACCTTCAAGATGAGGCACATGCCGGATGTTCCCGTCAGGATCCGCATTGGGCTGCACACAG GTCCGTGCGTCACAGGAGTTGTGGGCCTCACAATGCCGCGCTATTGTTTATTCGGCGACACGGTGACCACCGCCTCTCGCATGGAGTCCAGCGGACTAC CCTACAGGATCCACGTGCACCAGAACACAGTCAAAGTCCTGCGTGAGCTCAACCTGGGCTACAAGCTGGAGTTGAGGGGAAGGATGGAAGTGAAG GGGAAAGGAACAGAAGAGACCTACTGGCTTGTCGGGAGGGACGGATTCACCAAACCTCTTCCTGTACCCCCGGAGCTCAAATCGGG GGTGGCCACCAGAGAGCCAAAGGACCTGAGGCAGGTGTTCTACAAGGCCGTGAGGAAGATCTCGCACATCCGCGTCGTCACACAACTCTACGAGGATGACAGCGTCATGATGTCACATCGCTGA
- the gc2 gene encoding retinal guanylyl cyclase 2 isoform X1, which translates to MFRKDIDRTSRCGGFVADGNKTFCACWSCDLPALNFTMRGRSPVSQSQKRGRDGASSSDCHLLARFLLVLLTSLCVLPRPGRGALFRVGVVGPWECDPIFAKALPDVAAQLAVNHINKDPSLSYAATFDYVVLHEPCETSRALERFLAFHTKASAYVGPANPGYCDAASMLSKGWNKALFAWGCVGYDLDRVRRHPTFARSMPRPTWVLLRMMRYFRWAHVGIIAASDDIWVETATKVADSLRAHALPVRLVSIMKNTPHGIKRTLAKVRKMREIRGVIFLVFDCLDFPNLKLVWCPQVLILCMHSALIGGELQKLLLETAHDMQMIDGSLVFVPYDALLYSLPYRNVSHPALRSNRKLRRAYDAVLTVTVDSPRASFMEAYGEAVEKGELAATLKPQQVSPLFGTIYSSVVFVAHAVQRVRLSKEWLSGGNVAQQVRDHNFEGFSHPMKSDASGSVLLDYIILDTDGHSSELMPTHRLDTESDSVRFLGRDVHFPRGSGPGRDAQCWFTPGVICSAGVDLFSTVSVVLGGIGTCVLTAVLIYFVRRRVNQIQLVRGPNKILLTLADVTFINPSLSDKKLSLDDSRATGTKSVSESSVMSPASTRSPATYDNSNVVIYQGDWAWLKRLPSGSFSSINPKTSDLFELMKDMRHENVNPFLGFFLDCGVFAIVTEFCSRGSLEDLLLNDDVKLDWMFKSSLLLDLIKGMKYLHHCGVPHSHLKSRNCVVDGRFVLKITDYGYNEVLDAQRFHYMEPPADELLWTAPELLRGPQPGLRGTLPGDVYSFAIITQEVVIRGPPFCTLDLSAAEVIEKLRKPPPLCRPLVSLDCAPLECIQLMKQCWNEQMEKRPTFEEIFDKFKDINKGKKTNIIDSMLRMLEQYSSNLEELIRERTEELEIEKQKTEKLLTQMLPPSVAEALKVGGTVVPEYFDSVSLYFSDIVGFTTISAASEPIEVVDLLNSLYTLFDAIIGNHDVYKVETIGDAYMVASGVPVPNGKRHVAEIANMSLDILSAVGTFKMRHMPDVPVRIRIGLHTGPCVTGVVGLTMPRYCLFGDTVTTASRMESSGLPYRIHVHQNTVKVLRELNLGYKLELRGRMEVKGKGTEETYWLVGRDGFTKPLPVPPELKSGVATREPKDLRQVFYKAVRKISHIRVVTQLYEDDSVMMSHR; encoded by the exons ATGTTTCGGAAAGACATCGACCGAACATCTCGCTGCGGGGGATTCGTTGCGGACGGAAACAAGACTTTCTGTGCGTG CTGGTCGTGTGATCTGCCGGCGCTAAACTTCACCATGCGAGGACGGAGCCCGGTCTCTCAAAGCCAGAAGCGGGGACGTGACGGCGCCTCCTCCTCTGACTGCCATCTCCTCGCAAGGTTCCTCCTGGTGCTCCTGACCTCGCTGTGTGTGCTCCCGCGCCCGGGCCGGGGGGCCCTGTTTCGGGTCGGGGTGGTGGGCCCCTGGGAGTGTGACCCCATCTTCGCCAAGGCCCTGCCCGACGTGGCGGCCCAGCTGGCTGTCAACCACATCAACAAGGACCCCTCGCTGTCCTACGCTGCCACTTTTGACTACGTCGTGCTGCAC GAGCCGTGTGAGACCTCGAGAGCTCTGGAGAGGTTTTTGGCTTTCCACACCAAAGCCTCAGCTTACGTCGGACCAGCCAACCCGGGATACTGCGATGCTGCCTCAATGCTGAGCAAGGGCTGGAACAAA GCTTTGTTTGCATGGGGCTGCGTGGGCTACGATTTGGACCGCGTCCGGAGACACCCGACCTTCGCCCGCTCCATGCCCAGGCCCACCTGGGTGCTGTTACGGATGATGAGATACTTCAGGTGGGCTCACGTCGGCATCATCGCCGCCTCGGACGACATCTGGGTGGAGACGGCGACCAAG GTGGCCGACTCCCTCCGGGCCCACGCTCTGCCTGTGAGACTGGTGAGCATTATGAAGAACACGCCTCACGGCATCAAGAGGACTCTGGCTAAAGTTCGCAAGATGAGAGAAATACGAGGTGTGATCTTTCTGGTTTTCGACTGTTTGGACTTCCCGAATCTAAAGCTTGTTTGGTGTCCTCAAGTGCTGATCCTCTGCATGCACTCGGCGCTGATTGGCGGCGAGCTTCAGAAGCTGCTGTTGGAGACGGCGCACGACATGCAGATGATTGACGGCTCCCTGGTGTTCGTGCCGTATGACGCGCTTCTCTACAGCCTGCCGTACCGTAACGTGAGCCATCCGGCCCTGAGGAGCAACCGCAAACTGCGGCGGGCCTACGACGCCGTGCTCACCGTCACCGTCGACTCGCCCCGGGCGTCGTTCATGGAGGCCTACGGGGAGGCCGTGGAGAAGGGAGAGCTGGCCGCGACGCTCAAACCCCAGCAG GTGTCTCCCCTCTTCGGCACCATCTACAGCTCCGTGGTATTCGTTGCTCACGCCGTGCAGCGGGTTCGACTTTCCAAGGAGTGGCTGTCCGGTGGGAATGTAGCGCAACAAGTGCGCGACCACAACTTTGAG GGCTTCAGCCATCCCATGAAATCGGATGCTTCCGGAAGCGTTTTATTGGATTATATCATACTCGACACAGACGGACATTCCTCTGAGCTGATGCCGACACACAG GCTCGACACGGAGTCCGACTCGGTGCGCTTCCTGGGTCGAGACGTTCACTTTCCTCGCGGCTCCGGACCTGGACGGGACGCCCAGTGCTGGTTCACTCCAGGTGTCATCTGCTCAGCGG GTGTGGATCTTTTTTCTACCGTTAGCGTTGTGCTCGGCGGCATTGGCACCTGTGTGCTGACCGCGGTGCTGATTTACTTTGTGCG GCGACGTGTCAACCAGATCCAGCTGGTCAGGGGCCCGAACAAGATCCTGCTGACACTAGCGGATGTCACCTTTATCAACCCATCGCTTAGCGACAAG AAGCTGAGCCTGGACGACAGCCGGGCCACCGGGACGAAGAGCGTGTCGGAAAGCAGCGTCATGTCGCCCGCCTCCACCCGATCACCCGCCACGTACGACAACTCCAACGTCGTCATTTACCAG GGGGACTGGGCGTGGCTCAAGAGACTTCCCTCTGGCTCGTTTAGCAGCATCAACCCCAAAACGAGTGACTTGTTTGAGCTG ATGAAGGACATGCGACACGAGAACGTCAACCCTTTCCTGGGCTTCTTCCTCGACTGCGGCGTGTTTGCCATCGTGACCGAGTTTTGCTCCAGGGGGAGCCTGGAAGATCTGCTCCTGAACGACGACGTCAAGCTGGACTGGATGTTCAAGTCCTCCCTGCTGCTGGATTTGATCAAG GGTATGAAGTACCTCCACCACTGCGGCGTGCCTCACTCCCATCTGAAGTCTCGGAACTGTGTGGTGGACGGGCGCTTCGTGTTGAAGATCACGGACTACGGTTACAATGAGGTTCTGGATGCTCAGAGGTTCCACTACATGGAACCACCCGCCgatg AGTTACTGTGGACGGCTCCGGAGCTCCTGAGAGGCCCTCAGCCAGGCCTCCGCGGGACGCTGCCCGGTGACGTGTACAGCTTCGCCATCATCACGCAGGAGGTGGTGATCCGAGGGCCTCCCTTTTGCACGCTGGATCTGTCGGCCGCAG AAGTGATCGAGAAGCTGCGCAAACCGCCTCCTCTGTGTCGCCCGCTGGTTAGTTTGGACTGCGCGCCGTTAGAGTGCATCCAACTGATGAAGCAGTGCTGGAACGAACAGATGGAAAAGAGACCCACGTTCGAGGAGATATTTGACAAG TTCAAGGACATCAACAAGGGCAAGAAGACCAACATCATCGACTCCATGCTGCGGATGCTGGAGCAGTACTCGTCCAACCTGGAGGAGCTGATCCGAGAGCGAACCGAGGAGCTGGAGATCGAGAAGCAGAAGACGGAGAAGCTCCTGACGCAGATGTTGCCTCC ctcCGTGGCAGAAGCCTTGAAGGTGGGCGGTACTGTGGTGCCCGAGTATTTCGACAGCGTGTCTCTCTATTTCAGCGACATCGTGGGCTTCACCACCATCTCGGCCGCCAGCGAGCCAATCGAGGTGGTCGACCTGCTCAACAGCCTCTACACCCTCTTCGACGCCATCATCGGCAACCACGACGTTTACAAG GTGGAGACTATCGGCGACGCCTACATGGTGGCGTCGGGCGTCCCCGTCCCCAACGGCAAGCGGCACGTGGCGGAGATTGCCAACATGTCCCTCGACATCCTGAGCGCGGTGGGAACCTTCAAGATGAGGCACATGCCGGATGTTCCCGTCAGGATCCGCATTGGGCTGCACACAG GTCCGTGCGTCACAGGAGTTGTGGGCCTCACAATGCCGCGCTATTGTTTATTCGGCGACACGGTGACCACCGCCTCTCGCATGGAGTCCAGCGGACTAC CCTACAGGATCCACGTGCACCAGAACACAGTCAAAGTCCTGCGTGAGCTCAACCTGGGCTACAAGCTGGAGTTGAGGGGAAGGATGGAAGTGAAG GGGAAAGGAACAGAAGAGACCTACTGGCTTGTCGGGAGGGACGGATTCACCAAACCTCTTCCTGTACCCCCGGAGCTCAAATCGGG GGTGGCCACCAGAGAGCCAAAGGACCTGAGGCAGGTGTTCTACAAGGCCGTGAGGAAGATCTCGCACATCCGCGTCGTCACACAACTCTACGAGGATGACAGCGTCATGATGTCACATCGCTGA